A part of Geothrix oryzae genomic DNA contains:
- a CDS encoding PEP/pyruvate-binding domain-containing protein, with amino-acid sequence MISREFNEIFHKYATDKEIFHDLMPLRAREILLVAPAFDAFTLEQDGLLTEILFEGYYQLNMSNPPRVTNVSTVDEALEKCASRHFDMIIVMSRLGQGGHVELSRALRRADAKIPIYLLLNDNVEVGVMDRRRQDLLRHYDQIFVWNGNSEIFMAMVKFMEDSANVLNDTRVGLTRVILLVEDSIRYYSRYLPILYSEILKQTTRLAKDQNVDRMARTLAMRVRPKVILATSYEEAMAFCDQFQDCLLCVISDRKYPKGGVLDREAGIKLIRALKERIPDLPTLLQSSDPLKESWATALNSGFLNKNSYTLGAELSSFFYERLGFGDFIFRDKLGAEIARATNMEDLREKLRSVPVETLVYHASRNHFSAWIMARGEVQVAKVLAKFRISDYRDPEEMRTFLINVGDYVQRMKTLGKVVPLTDSTPKDEPNILRLAAGSMGGKGRGVAFTHSLLSRLDLESQIPGATIRIPRSAIIGTGEFTDFINRHDLRQMLQEEADDDVIKRRFLAGSLTPELMAKLRLFLAKHATVPLAVRSSGLLEDSLSHPFAGLYNTFFLPNNHPDPAVREAQLAEAIKLVYASVYSKASRSYFQAIDYKIEEEQMAILIQEVSGSRHGDRFYPHLSGVAQSFNYYPVAYTQPQDGIANIAVGLGKYVVEGGKAYRFAPPYPEMDMLPPKEQLRTTQKHFYALDMSRTSVDLYGGEDGTLLHLDIQEAEKDGALHHCASVWDWNDDRIHDGLDAPGPRIVNFRNILKYDQFPLAQILQRLLELVREAMETPVEIEFAVNLDPDPQTGKPTFTLLQIKHQLLESGDVNLSTADLDPAELFLFSERCVGNGIVEGLRDIVWVDPEGFDKFETPALAAELEKLNDRFRAEAGKYVLLGPGRWGSNDRHLGIPIQWSMISCAQVIVEYAMENFQADASLGSHFFHNVTSLNIGYFTVPYPRGSSLLDWDWLRRQPEIWRSGCLVHSRVEAPVHIVMDGRRSASAIFKQAPQPVPPEVEDEL; translated from the coding sequence ATGATCAGCCGCGAATTCAACGAGATCTTCCACAAGTACGCCACGGACAAGGAAATCTTCCATGACCTGATGCCCCTGCGCGCGCGGGAGATCCTGCTGGTGGCGCCCGCCTTCGATGCCTTCACGCTGGAGCAGGACGGCCTGCTGACGGAGATCCTCTTCGAGGGGTACTACCAGCTCAACATGAGCAACCCGCCACGGGTGACCAATGTGTCCACCGTGGATGAAGCCCTGGAAAAATGCGCCAGCCGCCACTTCGACATGATCATCGTCATGAGCCGCCTGGGCCAGGGCGGCCATGTCGAGCTGTCCCGCGCCCTGCGCAGGGCTGACGCCAAGATCCCCATCTACCTCCTGCTGAACGACAATGTGGAGGTGGGCGTCATGGACCGGCGGCGCCAGGATCTGCTGCGCCACTACGACCAGATCTTCGTGTGGAACGGCAATTCCGAGATCTTCATGGCCATGGTGAAGTTCATGGAGGACAGCGCGAATGTCCTCAACGACACCCGGGTCGGCCTCACCCGCGTGATCCTGCTGGTGGAGGACAGCATCCGCTACTACTCGCGGTACCTGCCCATCCTCTACAGCGAGATCCTCAAGCAGACCACGCGCCTGGCCAAGGACCAGAATGTGGACCGCATGGCCCGCACGCTCGCCATGCGCGTCCGGCCCAAGGTCATCCTGGCCACCTCGTACGAAGAGGCCATGGCCTTCTGCGACCAGTTCCAGGACTGCCTGCTGTGCGTGATCTCCGACCGCAAATACCCCAAGGGCGGCGTGCTGGACCGGGAGGCCGGCATCAAGCTGATCCGCGCCCTCAAGGAGCGGATCCCCGACCTGCCCACCCTGCTGCAGTCCTCCGACCCCCTCAAGGAATCCTGGGCCACGGCCCTGAACAGCGGCTTCCTGAACAAGAACTCGTACACGCTGGGCGCCGAGCTCTCCAGCTTCTTCTACGAGCGGCTGGGCTTCGGCGATTTCATCTTCCGCGACAAGCTGGGCGCCGAGATCGCCCGGGCCACGAACATGGAGGACCTGCGGGAGAAGCTGCGCAGCGTGCCTGTGGAGACCCTGGTCTACCACGCCTCCCGCAACCACTTCTCGGCATGGATCATGGCCCGCGGCGAAGTCCAGGTGGCCAAGGTGCTCGCCAAGTTCCGCATCTCGGACTACCGCGACCCCGAGGAGATGCGCACCTTCCTCATCAATGTGGGCGACTATGTGCAGCGCATGAAGACCCTCGGGAAGGTGGTGCCCCTCACCGACTCCACCCCCAAGGACGAGCCCAACATCCTCCGCCTGGCCGCCGGCTCCATGGGCGGCAAGGGCCGCGGCGTGGCCTTCACCCACTCCCTGCTCTCGCGCCTGGATCTGGAGAGCCAGATCCCCGGGGCGACCATCCGCATCCCGCGGTCGGCCATCATCGGCACGGGGGAGTTCACGGACTTCATCAACCGCCACGACCTCCGGCAGATGCTCCAGGAGGAGGCGGACGACGATGTCATCAAGCGCCGGTTCCTCGCGGGCTCCCTCACCCCGGAGCTGATGGCCAAGCTGCGCCTCTTCCTCGCCAAGCACGCGACGGTGCCCCTGGCCGTGCGCTCCTCGGGCCTGCTGGAGGACAGCCTCTCCCATCCCTTCGCGGGTCTCTACAACACCTTCTTCCTGCCCAACAACCACCCGGACCCCGCCGTGCGGGAAGCCCAGCTGGCCGAGGCCATCAAGCTGGTGTACGCCTCGGTCTACTCCAAGGCCTCCCGCTCCTACTTCCAGGCCATCGACTACAAGATCGAGGAGGAGCAGATGGCCATCCTCATCCAGGAGGTGTCGGGCAGCCGCCACGGCGACCGCTTCTATCCGCACCTCTCCGGAGTGGCCCAATCCTTCAACTACTACCCCGTGGCCTACACCCAGCCCCAGGACGGCATCGCCAACATCGCCGTGGGCCTGGGCAAGTATGTGGTCGAGGGCGGGAAGGCCTACCGCTTCGCGCCGCCCTATCCCGAGATGGACATGCTCCCGCCCAAGGAGCAGCTGCGCACCACCCAGAAGCACTTCTATGCCCTGGACATGAGCCGGACCTCCGTGGACCTCTACGGCGGCGAGGATGGCACCCTCCTCCACCTCGACATCCAGGAAGCGGAGAAGGACGGTGCGCTGCACCACTGTGCGTCCGTCTGGGACTGGAACGACGACCGCATCCACGACGGACTGGACGCGCCGGGGCCCCGCATCGTGAACTTCCGGAACATCCTCAAATACGATCAGTTCCCCCTGGCGCAGATCCTCCAGCGCCTGCTCGAACTGGTCCGGGAGGCCATGGAGACACCCGTGGAGATCGAGTTCGCGGTGAACCTCGATCCCGACCCCCAGACGGGAAAGCCCACCTTCACGCTCCTGCAGATCAAGCACCAGCTGCTCGAGAGCGGCGATGTGAACCTCTCCACGGCGGATCTCGACCCGGCGGAGCTCTTCCTCTTCTCTGAGCGGTGCGTGGGCAACGGCATCGTGGAGGGCCTGCGGGACATCGTCTGGGTGGATCCCGAGGGCTTCGACAAGTTCGAGACCCCGGCACTCGCCGCGGAACTGGAAAAGCTCAATGACCGCTTCCGGGCGGAAGCCGGAAAGTATGTCCTCCTCGGGCCCGGCCGTTGGGGCAGCAACGACCGCCACCTGGGCATCCCCATCCAGTGGTCCATGATCTCCTGCGCCCAGGTGATCGTGGAGTACGCCATGGAGAACTTCCAGGCGGACGCCTCGCTGGGCTCCCACTTCTTCCACAATGTGACTTCGCTGAACATCGGCTACTTCACCGTGCCCTACCCCCGCGGCTCCAGCCTCCTGGACTGGGATTGGCTGCGCCGGCAGCCCGAGATCTGGCGCTCGGGCTGCCTCGTGCACAGCCGGGTGGAGGCCCCCGTCCACATCGTCATGGACGGCCGGCGCAGCGCCTCGGCGATCTTCAAGCAGGCCCCTCAGCCCGTTCCACCGGAGGTCGAGGACGAGTTGTAG